GAAATTGAAAAATATATTTTGGAAATGGAGGCCGGTAAAATAAATGAATAACCGGGGTGCAAGGGGGCTCCCCTTGCGCCGTTCTTTGAATGTAAATATTTTAGGAGGGATTTTATGCTGTATCCTGCTGAATTCAAGTTTAGAATGAGCATGCTTGATTCAAAGGAGATCGAAATGATTCACCAGGCAAGCTTAGAAATACTTGAAAAAACAGGGGTTTATATGCCTTTAAAAAAAGAAAGGTTGGAAGTGTTAAAAGAATATGGAGTTACCGTAAAAGAATATGATAAAAGAATATATTTTCCACCTAAGGTTGTGGAAGAAGCAATCGGTAAAGCGCCTAAAAATTACACCCTTTACGCCAGAAACCCCGAATATGACTTGCCCTTAGATGGACAGCACGGGTATTTGAGTTTGGATGGATGCGGTGTTCACGTAGTAGACCTGGAAACCGGTCAGGTGAGAAAATCTACGAGAGAAGACCTTGCCCGAGCGGCTAAAGTGGCGGATTTCCTGCCCCAAATTTCCTTTTTGTGGCCCTGTGTAAGTGCCCTCGATTGCACTCCTTCGGTGCAACCACTCTATGAACTGAAAACACTTTTTGAGAATTCCAGTAAACATATACAGGTCATGACCGCCGTAGATCCACTGAATGCAAAAGGGAGTGTAGAAATTGCAGCAAGTGTAGCAGGAGGTAAGGATGCTTTGCGGAGAAGACCAATTATCTCCAACTTTCAGTGCAGTGTAAGTCCTTTATGTTTTGAAGAAAAAAGCATGGAAGCGGCTTTCATATTTGCAGAAGCGGGAGTTCCTGTGGGTATTATGACCATGCCTATGGGAGGGGCTACAGCACCGGTAACTGTAGCGGGGAATATGGCTGTCAGTAATGCGGAAATTTTGGCAGGAATTACGGTGCTGGAACTTTTATACCCTGGAACTCCTACGTTCTACGGCTCCTGTGCTACGATGATGGATTTGAGGACCGCCCAGATAACCTGCGGTGCGCCGGAAGATTTTTTAATGCAGGCTGCTATATGTGAAATGGCGCATTATTATAAAATCCCTGCCTGTGTCGGTACCTTTGCTACCGGTGCAAAAACCTTTAGCTGGCAATCCGGTATGGAAAATTCTATTTCATGTGCGGTAAGTGTTTGGTCCGGTGCTGACATGATATGCGGTGCGGGAATGTTAAACGGTGCTACCATTTTCTCTTTTGAACAGCTGCTTATGGATTGTGAAATTTTTGAAATTATAAGACGGTTATTTTCGGGTGCCGAAGTAAATGCGGAAACCATAGGACTGGATGTAATAAATAAGGTGGGGCCTGGGAACAATTTTTTAATTCAAAAACATACCATGAAATTTGCAAGAAAAATGTGGATGCCCAGCCTGATACAGCGTAAGTCATATGAGGAATGGGTAAGAAATGGGAAACCTTCTCCCGAAGGGCTTGCAAAAGAAAAAGTGCTCACAATCCTTAATAGTCACCAACCTATACCCCCGAACAATCAGGAAGAGTTAAATGAGATAATAGATTATTATGAGCACTTGAGCAGGGCAATATAATTTCTATATTGAAAAGGAGGAAAATTTTATGGGATATGTTTATGCCGTCCTCGGAGGAGGAAGGCAGGGCACTGCTGCGGCTTACGACATGGCCAAATTCGGTGATGCGGATGCGGTGTTAATTGCGGATATATCATGGGAAAATGCGGTTAAATCCTGTGACAGGGTAAATGCTCTGCTTAATAAAAAAATAGCCCAGCCCTTTAAATTGGATGTTACGGATAGAAATAGCCTTCTGAATTTTTTAAATGAGGTGGATTCGTTTTTATCTGCAGTACCCTACTGGTACAATTTAAAGATTACCGAAGCAGCTATTGAGGCAAAAGCAAATATGTGCGACTTAGGCGGAAATACGGACTTGGTAAAAGAGCAGTTGAAATTAGACGAAAAAGCAAGAGAAGCGGGAATAGCAGTTATACCCGACTGCGGGCAGGTACCAGGCATGGGTACATCCTTAGCGGTATATGCAATGAGCCTTCTTGACAAGCCGGAAGAAGTATATATGTGGGATGGAGGAATACCTCAAAACCCCATACCACCATTTAATTATATACTCACCTTTAATATTGCGGGGTTGACCAACGAGTATTACGGAACGGCAAAATTTTTAAAGGATTATAAGGTTGTTGAAGTGCCTACCTTCAGGGAAGAAGATTACGAACTGGTAAGTTTTCCCGAACCCATTGGTGAACTAGAGGCATTTGTGACCAGCGGCGGTACGTCTACGGCTCCCTGGACCTTTGAAGGGAAAATAAAAACATTTATAAATAAAACTTTGAGACATAAAGGGCACTTCACGCAATGGAAAACTTTAATGGATTTTGGGTTCCTGGAAGAGGAACCCATAGAAATAAGGGGAGTAAGGATTTCTCCAAGAGAAGTATTGCATGCTTTGGCCGAGCCTAAATTAAAGGCCGGGGAAAAGGATAAAGATATTGTCATAGTGAGGGTCAAAGTTCTGGGAGAAAAGGACGGAAAAAAAGCCGAGGCTCTTGTAGAGGTAATTGATTATTACGATGAAGAGACGGGATTTACTGCAATGAGCAGAACCACCGGCTGGGACGGATCCATAGTCGCAATAATGAATGCAAAGGGAATTACAAAAAGAGGCGTAAATCCTGTGGAAATAGGTGTTCCAGCGGATGTTTTTGTAGAGGAACTGAAAAAAAGGGGAATAAATGTCACGGAGAAGGTGTCTTGCCTTACATAAGTTCGTTCTTAACTTTTTCAAGAGCCTGTTCTAAATCCGTTATAATATCCTCCACATCCTCGAGACCAACTGATAGCCTCACCAGGCCATCGGTAATTCCTGCCCTTAACCTTTCTTCTCTGGGAACCGGGGAATGTGTCATGGAAGCCGGATGCTGTATAAGGGAATCTACGCAACCCAGGCTTACTGCCAGTGCTATCAATTTTACATTGTTCATTAAAAGCTTTCCGGCTTCTATTCCCCCTTTTAATTCAAAACTTATCATGCCACCGAAGCCATCCATTTGCTTTTTAGCTAATTCATGCTGGGGATGGGAAAAAAGGCCGGGATAATATACTTTATCTATGATCGGATGGCCCTCCAGAAACTCTGCGACTATTTGGGCATTCCGGCAATGGCGGTCCATACGTAATCCTAAGGTTTTTATTCCTCTTAAAAGCAGCCAGGCGTCAAAGGGGCTAATAATTCCACCAATATCCTTAAGGTATGGCACCTTTATTTCAGCAATTAATTCTTTCGGACCCACGATTATACCCGCTATGACATCGCCGTTCCCACCGATGTATTTTGTAGCGCTGTGGATTACCACATCCACTCCATGCTCAATTGGTCTTTGCAAATAGGGTGTCATAAAGGTATTGTCCACAACCACTTTTGCTCCGACATTGTGGGCTATTTTTGCCGCTCCCCCGAGATCTACCAGTTTAAGTGTGGGATTGGCAGGGGTTTCTATATAAACGACTTTTGTGTTATGCTTTATAGCCCTCTCAAGATTTGAAAGCTCTGAAAGGTCAGCAAAAGTTACTTCTATTCCGTATTTAGGTAGAACATGGCTTAAAAAACTATGGGTACAACCGTACAAAGTGTCGTTTGCTATGATGTGATCACCCTGTTTTAACAATGTGAATAGAACCGTAGAAATAGCTGCCATACCGGAAGCAGTGGCTATTGCCGCTTCACCGTTTTCTAAGGCCGCCATTTTTTCTTCGAGTTCGGTAACGGTGGGATTGCCCAGTCTGGTGTATATATACCCGTGTTCTTCTCCGGCAAAGCGGCGCGCTCCCTGATCAACGTTTTCAAATACAAAAGTTGAAGTCTGGTATATGGGAGTTACGTGAGCTCCAGTAAAAGGGTCATGTTTTTGCCCCGCGTGAATGGCTTTTGTATTAAACTTCATAAAAGTCCCTCCAGGATATAGTTTTATTTTTGAATTATGGATCTGCAAAAACCGTACCTGTATCGCGGGGCTTTTATTAAAGGATAGTGGTAAGCAATTTTACCAAATAAGTGATAATGTGTGGTAAAAATATTTACCCCTGGTAAAAAAAATTACCATAAATTATTGAGAATCCTTTTTGCCGATCTTGTAAATTTTCATTTTGTTTATAATCGTAGCATGGGATACACCCAGGAGCCTGGCAGCTTCTCTTATACTTTTGGATTTAACCAGTGCATCCATTATAGCTTGTTTTTCTGCTTCTTCTACCACTTCTTTTAGTCCTCTGCAGGATTTTTGAGCATTTTTCATTCTTCCCACTGCTGTTTCGCTGAATTCATCTTCTTTTAAAATTAAGTGTTCTTCTCTAATAAACTCTTCCTCACAAAGGTTTATGGCCCTTTCTATCACGTTAGAAAGCTCCCGTACGTTGCCCGGCCAGTCATATTTCATAAGTTTTTTGATAGCCTCGGGAGTGATATCTAAAAATTTTTTTCCCGCTTTTTGGCTGAGCTTTTTAACCAGGTGTCTTGCCAAAACGGGAATATCTTCTTTTCTTTCTCTGAGGGGAGGTATGAAAATAGGAATGACGTTTAGCCTGTAATAAAGGTCTTCCCTGAATTTCCCCTCTTTCATTAATTTTTCCAGGTCCCTGTTTGTGGCTGAAATTATCCTCACATCAACAGGGATTTCTTCATTCCCTCCTACCAGCCTGATTTTTCCTTCCTGCAGCACTCGGAGGAGTTTTACTTGAAGATGGGTGGAAAGTTCTCCAATCTCGTCAAGAAAAAGCGTCCCCTTGTCAGCGTATTTAAAAAGCCCCTGCTTACCCCCTTTTTTCGCTCCGGTAAAAGCTCCTTCGTCATATCCAAAAAGTTCGCTCTCAAGGAGTGTATCGGGAATTGCAGCACAATTTACCGCTACAAAAGGCTTGTTCCTCCTTGGGCTTGCCATGTGAATTGAGCGTGCAAAAAGTTCTTTGCCTGTTCCGCTTTCTCCGCAGATCAGGACGGTGGAATTCCCTTTTGCTGCTATTTTGGCTATTTCCTTTATCTTTTTTATCTTTTCGCTTTCACCAAGAATATCGTCAAAGGTTGTCATAGCTGGCTGTGTAAAAGAATACACCAGTTCCATCACGCTTTCTATATCCTGAAGGGAAGCCACAACCCCTACCGGGTTTCCTTCTTGATCGAGAATGGGTCGGCCTGAAGTTATATAATGGCTTTTAACACTTTCACTATTCAATACTATTTCTACATTATCATAGCTTACGCCGGTTTTTAAAGTGTTTAACATTGGGATGTCGGGTGCCAATATCTCGGCAACGGGTTTTCCTATCGCATCCTGCCCTTTTATCTTTAATATTTTCTCTGCTGCCGGGTTAAGTGCCGTAATAATGCCATTTTTGTCTATGGCTATTATGCCTTCAACGGTAGCATCCAAAACAGCTTTGATTTCCTTTTCTTTTTTCTCCTGGGGCATCATCTTTATTCTTTCAACTTCCATCACATCTTTTTCCTTCATCAATTCATTTTTTAAAAAATCAAAAGAAAACCCTTTTAAATTTTCAATTTTTATGCATGCATAACCGGGGCCCACTTCCATGGATTTTAAATTTATATTGTATTTGAATAAAATTTTTAAAATATCCAAAGCCATTCCCACTCTGTCCCGGGTTTTAACCAAAAAACAAATCGATTCGTTCATATACATCACCTATTTAATTTTATAAAAATTTATAAAAAATTTCTATAAAAACCGATTGGAAACTAATTGTTAAATCGTTGAAAAATACAAATATTTTATATTATAATAAAAGAAAAAACCAAATAAAAGGTTGCTCAAGGGTGCCAAAAGCTTAAAAGGGAAAGCGGTGAAAACCCGCTGCAGCCCCCGCTACTGTATACGGCGACGAATCCGAACCCCACTGGGAAACCGGGAAGGGCGGAGGAGGTTGACCCGTGAGCCAGGATACCTGCCCTTGAGGAATGCCGGTCCTTCGGAGGGAAGGGAAGGCATGGGTAAGGATGCTGTACCCCTGCCGAAGGCAGGGGTTATTAATTTTTTAAAGGGGGATAAAATGACTATAAGTTTTTTTTATCCGGGAAGCGCTGGGGAAATTTTGCAGGGGAAAGTGCAGGGGAGGGACGTACTGGTTTCTTTTCCCGTAAATTTATATACCCGTGTTGAAATATTCGAAGGAAGATTTAGTGGCAGTGAGGTAGAAGAATACGCTAAATCTTTTATGTTTTTTAAAAACATTTTAAAAAGGTGGGGAGTAGATGGGGGAAATCTTTGCTTTAAAATAAATTCAAAAATACCTAAGGGGAAGGGGTTTGCGAGCAGTACGGCCGATTTATGCGCATTGTACCACTGCCTCGTAAGATATTTTAGAAGGAAATTTGATATAATGGAATTAGTTGAAGAAGCTTTGAGAATAGAGCCTACGGACAGCATCGTTTTTAACAGGGCAACCCTTTTTGATTATAAAAACGGGAAATATTATAAAATTTTGGGTGATTATATAAAATTTTTCATATATGTGTTTGAAGGTCAGGAGGAAGTGGATACGATAAAATTTAATTTATCGGTTAAAGAACCCTTAGCTGAAGTTGATGACCTGGTACCGGTATTGGTTCGGGGAATTGAGGATAAAGATATCCGAAAAATTTCTTTTGTTTCTACGGAGAGTATAAAAAGAAATCAAAGAAGGTTATATTACCCCGTTCTTCAGGAGGTAGAAAGTATGATGAAGAAAACGGGAGGTCTTGGGATTATTGGCGGGCACAGCGGTAATTTTCTCGGAATTATTTATGACAAAAAATTAGATCTTGATATAAAAATTGAAGGTTTTAAGAATTACTGGGTAAATACTTTATCAAGAATCTATTGATAAAATATTAAAAGGAGATGTTTGTATGCGCATAATGATTCAGGGAACTTCATCTTCCTGCGGCAAAAGCCTGGTTACAACTGCCCTGTGCCGGATTTTTGCCGAGGACGGTTACAGGGTATGTCCGTTTAAATCACAGAACATGGCATTAAACTCTTATGTTACCGATGAAGGGCTCGAAATGGGAAGGGCCCAGGCTCTACAGGCTTTAGCCTGTAGGATAAAGCCCAAGGTGTATATGAATCCAATTTTATTAAAACCTACTACCGACAGGAAAAGCCAGGTAATTATTATGGGAAAACCTTATAAAAACATGGATGCGGTGGAATATTTCAATTTTAAAAAAAGCCTTAAGGAAAAGATAAGGGAGATATATTCAGAGATAGAAAAACAATACGATATTGTGGTGATAGAAGGGGCGGGTAGTCCTGCGGAGATAAACCTTAAGGAAGACGATTTTGTAAACATGGGGATGGCAGAAATAGCAAACTCCAATGTGCTACTCGTGGGAGATATCGATAGGGGAGGAGTTTTTGCTTCAATATACGGAACATACATGCTGTTAGAAGAAAGGGAAAGAGAGAGGATTAAAGGAATAATAATAAATAAATTCCGGGGAGACAAGTCCTTATTAATGAGCGGTATTGAGATAATCGAGAATTTAATAGGTGTTCCGGTGATAGGTGTAATTCCGTATATCGATATAAGGCTGGAAGATGAGGATGGGATGGTCCAGATAAATAATATCTGTAAAAATAAAATAAAAATATCGGTTATAAGACTTCCGAGGATTTCCAATTCCTCCGATTTCAACCCCTTTCTATTTGATGAAGATGTATCGCTATTTTATACCGATGACCCTGAGGAAATTGACGATGCGGATATAGTGATAATACCCGGCAGTAAGAATACATTGGAGGATTTAAGGTGGCTGAAGAAAAAGGGACTTTTTAATAAACTTAAGGAATACAAAGGTATAATATTTGGAATATGCGGTGGCTATCAGATGATGGGTAAAATAGTAATTGACGAGGAGGGCTGGGAGACAAAAAAGGGTGATTTTGAAGAGGGATTAAATTTTTTTGACGGGATTACTTACATAAAAGGTGAAAAGGTATTGAGGAATGTAGAAGGTACCGCCCTTGGGAAAAGGGTAAGTGGCTACGAAATTCATATGGGCGAAACGGAAAACAACAAAAACCCGTTTGTAGAAATTCATAAAGAAGGGCAAATTGTCTACGATGGAGATATGAAGGATGAAAGATTTTATGGCACTTACCTTCACGGAATCTTCGATTCCGGTGAATTCAGGCAGGAAATATTAAATTTTGTGAGGAGGAAGAAAGGATTGGAGCTTAAAACATCCCGGGATTTTGATATAAAGAGGGAGGAAGAATTGGCAAAACTTTCTAAGGTATTCAGGGAAAACCTGGATATTGATTATATTTATAAAATAATGAAGGAAGATTAAAATGCTGGAGATAAAACTTCAATGGCTGGACATAATAATTGCCTGTATAATGGATATTATTTTTGGTGACCCCTATAATTTTCCCCATCCCGTTAAATTAATGGGGAAACTTATAAGTTTTGAGGAGGCTTTGGCGAGGAAATTTTTTAAAGAAAAGGGTTTAATTATTGCTGGTTTTTTTATAGTATTTTTGAATATTGTTCTTGCCTATGCTATCCCCTGGTTTATACTTAATCTTGCAAAATTTAATTACTTTCTTTTTCATGCAGTAAATATTTTTCTGATTTATACGACTGTCGCATCAAGGTGTTTAAAAGATGAAGCCATGAAAATTTATTATGCTTTAGAAAAATCCTTGGATGAAGCCCGTTATCGTCTTTCATTTATCGTCGGGAGGGACACAAAAAATCTCGATGAAAGAGAAATAATCCGGGCAACGGTGGAAACGGTTGCGGAAAATACTTCTGATGGTGTTATTGCCCCACTTTTTTATGCCGTATTCGGTACGCCCTTTGCCATTGTTTATAAAATGGTTAATACCATGGATTCTATGCTGGGGTATCTGAACGATAAATATAAATATATTGGGTTTTTCCCGGCAAAAACCGATGATGTGTTAAATTTCATACCCGCAAGGCTTACCGGATTTTTGATGATAATTTCTGGAGTTGTAAGTTATAATTTTAAAGAAGCATTCAGGATTATGATCAGAGACAGAAAAAATCACAAAAGCCCGAACTGTGCCTATCCCGAAGGAGCGGTGGCTGGACTTTTGGGCGTACAGCTGGGGGGAGATAATTTCTATTTCGGAGAGCTTGTGAAAAAACCGAAAATTGGGGATAAAAAAAGGGAACTTGAAATTGAAGATATAAAAAGAGCTGTAAGTATAATGTTTGCGGCGGAAGGGGTTTTCATTTTTGGTTTGATATTAAGTATTTTAATGTTTTGATTTTTAAAATTTCGGGTAGGGAGGAGAGGATTAATATCCACGGAGGGGATATATATTCTTATGATAGGGATTTAATAGATTTTTCAAGCAATATAAACCCGTTGGGGATTATGGAAGGGTTAGAAGAATATTTAAGCAAAAACTTGAAAAAACTTTCCCTTTATCCTGACATAAAATACAGGAGGCTTAAAAAAAATATAGCGGATTATTTAAATATTAATGAGGATGAAGTAATTATAGGTAATGGCGCCGTAGAAATAATAAATAATATGATATTGATGTTTAATAGAGTAGTGGTTTTTGTACCTTGTTTTAGTGAATATATTTTAAGAACGGTAGTTTTGGGAAAAAACATTTTAAAACTTTCTTTAGATGAAGAATTCAGGGTAAAAAGCTCTGTACTACCAAAAATATTAAAAAAAGGCGACCTGCTTATCCTTGGTAATCCCAATAACCCGACCGGGCTCAGGATTGAAAAACAAGAATTAATAAAAATCGCAAAAATAGTGGAAGATAAAGAAGCCTTTTTGCTTTTGGACGAAGCATTTTATGAATTCTGCGAAGAAGATTACGACAGCATTAAACTGTTTTATAACTCAAAAAATGTCTGTATAATAAGAGCTGCAACTAAATTTTTTGCACTTCCGGGGATAAGGCTTGGTTATGCTTTTGCAAATAAGGATTTTGTGAAGACCTATTTACAGTATGAGCTGCCGTGGAATGTAAATTCAATTGCTGAAGCAGCGGCTGATTATATTTTTAAAAATAGGGATTATATTATTAAAAGTAAAAATTACATAAAGCAGCAGCGGGAAATGATGTACAAACATTTAAGTAAAATAAAAGATGTAAAGGTTTTCAGAACCAACTGCAACTTTTTTTTATTGAAACTTTTAAAATATGATGAGGAATATGTATTTGAAAGGCTTTTAGAGAAGAACATCTTAATAAGAAAATGTTCCAATTTTGAAGGGCTTGATAAAAGCTATATCAGGGTAGCTGTTAAAAAGGAAGAAGAAAATACTAAGTTGATAGAGGGGTTAAAAAAATGTTTTGAATAAAACGGCTACTCCTTTGATACAGAAAAAGGGAGGATAACAATGAATAAAGAATTATGGCAAAAATGCGTTGACTTTCACGGCCACGAATGCCCTGGGCTTGCCATAGGAATAAGGGCAAGCGAGGCTGCAATAAAAAAATTAAATTTGACATTTTCAAAAGACGAAGAAGTTGTATGTATCACCGAAAACGATGCATGCGGAGTTGATGCTGTTCAGGTCATAACTGGATGTACTGTAGGGAAGGGGAACCTTATTTTTAGAAATACCGGGAAACAGGCTTTTACATTTTTTAGAAGGGATACAAAAGAAGGGATAAGGATTGTATTAAAACCTACGGATAAGGAAATGACCAGGGAAGAAAAAATGAAATACTTATTAAATGCGCCATTAGAAGATATTTTTGAGTTTAAAAAACCTCATTATGATATTCCGGGAAAAGCTAAAATATTCAGGTCAGTAAAATGCGAAAATTGCGGTGAAATGGCTGCGGAAAATAAAATAAGATTGATGGAAGGTAAAAAAGTGTGCATGGACTGTTACGAGGATTACTGCAGAGGGTGGAACTAATTTTATAATTGACGTTATCTATTATTTAGATAATAATTATAAACAAAAATAAAATTAAAAATAATCAGTAAAAGGAGGATACTATGAGTAAGGCCCTTTTGGTTATCGATATGCTTAACGATTTTATCGATGAAAGAGGGAAGTTGTTTGTAGGGAAAGCCGGTAAGGATATAATCCCTTTAATAAAAGAAAAAATTACGGAATTTAGAGAAAAAAATCTACCTATTGTCTTTATCTGCGACAATCATGAAAAAGAGGATAAAGAGTTTGAAATGTTTCCGCCGCACTGCATTAAGGACTCATGGGGAAGCAGTATAATAGAAGATTTTGAAGTAAGAGAAGAAGACAAAATAATTAAAAAACGCCGCTACAGTGCTTTTTATGGGACCGATTTGGACCTTTTTTTAAGAGAAAAAGGTATAAATGAGCTATTTCTCGCAGGTGTTTGTACAAATATCTGTGTTTTATACACCGCTAAGGATGCGAGGGAAAGAGGTTATAGTGTAAAAATATTCAAAGAAGGTGTAGCCTCTTTTAACGAAGAAGCTCATAAATTTGCTTTAAAGGAAGCCGGGAATACATTGGGCTGCGAAATAATTTAGGGGGATGACGACAGAACTTTAAAAATAGTACTTCCACTAACGGGTACAGGATTAAAAAAATAGGCTCTTTGAGCCTATTTTTTTATCATGTTTTCATTTCGTGTAAAGGGTTCGCTGAAAATCATGTGCCCTGCTAAAGTTTCTTCCTTTTTACCTTCTATTAAGAATTCTACTTTTTTTATTTCAGGCAGTTCTGTTAAAGAATTTACTATAGAAAATATTGTGAACGCTTCACCCGTGGAACCACCCCAGTGCTTTGTTTTTAATTCCTTTGAAAAGTTTACAACAGCGGTACCGTTTTCTACTTTTATAGATAGAAGCTTTGTTTCCGGAGGGATAGTTTTATAGTGGCCGGGTTGTTGCGGTCCTTTTATCAATTCTTCTACTATAATTTGTTCAAGAGGTTTATCTTTTACAACTTCTCTGTATTCTGGCACGAGATAATTTGCTCCGTCGTCGGAAAAATATAATGTAATAGTTGTTTTATTCATAATAATAGAATTGTTAATTGAAGCTAAATCATATCTTTTAAGCAATCCGTAAGGCATTCCACTTGGAGCTAATAATTCCTTGCCATCTACCAAAATATGAACCTTTTCAATTTCCGGGAATTCCGTGAGGGTATTTACTACAGAAATTATTGCAAAGCTTTCTGCCATTATGCCGGGGAATTGTGAAAATTCCTTTGAAAAATTTACCGTTGCTATTTTGTCTTTTATGTCTAAATCTAATATTTTAGTCTCTGCAGGAATATTATTTCTTAATTCAGGTTTGGAAGGCCCCTTAATTAGTTCTTCCAGGGCTTTTTTAGGGAGGGATTCACCTTTTTTAAGGTTAATTTCCCTTTCTTCGCCTATTATTTTATCGTTGCCCAAAGAGGCGTAGTAAAGGGTAACCTTCGCTTTTTCTTCAGCCTGTTTTGTTGAACAGGAGGCAAGTAGGGTTAAGCATAGAAATAGTAATGATAATACAAAAAAAATTTTTTTCATCTCATAACATCCTTTCGGGTATTTTAGAAATACCTTCTATAAATTATAATAGCAAATTTTCTACAAAAAGTCTAAAAATATCAAATTTGGGCTTTTTATTGCAGGGAAAAAATACCTTAATGTCGAATTATTTACATTTACGGAGGTGTTTTTTATGAAGTTTCATAAATTATTCTGCATTGCTTCACTCCATATTATACCATTATTGATTTTTTCTATTTTTTTGCTTTATTCCGGAATCGCTTTTAGCAAAATTATTGTTCCTTTAATATTTTCGGTTATTTTTATGGTAATTATCAATGCGGTATATTTTTCAAACTTATTAAAACCTCTGAAAAAACTCTCTACGATAATTCACGATTTTTCTTCTGGCAGCCTTGTGATTTTTGAGGAATTATCGAAAATAAAAGGGGAATTTGAATTTTTATTAAGACCCGTCACCGGTATTTTCGAACAAATCCTCGCGTTGATTGAAAATGTGGAACGCACATCGGAACAGATAGATTTTTTTGCTGAAAAGTTTACCGGTAGCGTAAGATATATCGGTTCTGCCGCAGAGCAAATAGCAAATTCCGTCAACGAAATTGCAGCCGGTGCTACCAAAGAAGCTGAATCTGCTCAGACGGTCACCCTTAACATGGGAGAATTAAGTTCCCTTTCCGATAACATCGCTGCTGAAACTACAAAGGGATCCGAGGGATTGGAAAAAATTGTAGTCAAGGCGAAAGAAGCAAAAGGCGTGCTTAACGAACTGATAGATGGTTTGCAGTTTTCATCGAAGACAAGCAGGGAATCTTCCAAGATGATGAAGCGGTTGGAAGAACTTACGGTTAAAATAAACGATTTTGTGGATGTTATTACCGAGATTGCCGGACAGACAAATCTCTTAGCATTAAATGCGGCTATTGAGGCGGCAAGGGCTGGAGAGCAGGGCAAGGGTTTTGCAGTAGTAGCCGGTGAAATCAGGAAGCTTGCAGAACAGTCGGGAAATGCAGCAAAGGAGATAAGGGAGCTTTCTTCAAAAATAAAAGAAGAATCAAAACTTACTGCCGAACAGGTGGAAAAAAGTGTGGAAACGGTCGAC
This genomic stretch from Thermovenabulum gondwanense harbors:
- a CDS encoding trimethylamine methyltransferase family protein produces the protein MLYPAEFKFRMSMLDSKEIEMIHQASLEILEKTGVYMPLKKERLEVLKEYGVTVKEYDKRIYFPPKVVEEAIGKAPKNYTLYARNPEYDLPLDGQHGYLSLDGCGVHVVDLETGQVRKSTREDLARAAKVADFLPQISFLWPCVSALDCTPSVQPLYELKTLFENSSKHIQVMTAVDPLNAKGSVEIAASVAGGKDALRRRPIISNFQCSVSPLCFEEKSMEAAFIFAEAGVPVGIMTMPMGGATAPVTVAGNMAVSNAEILAGITVLELLYPGTPTFYGSCATMMDLRTAQITCGAPEDFLMQAAICEMAHYYKIPACVGTFATGAKTFSWQSGMENSISCAVSVWSGADMICGAGMLNGATIFSFEQLLMDCEIFEIIRRLFSGAEVNAETIGLDVINKVGPGNNFLIQKHTMKFARKMWMPSLIQRKSYEEWVRNGKPSPEGLAKEKVLTILNSHQPIPPNNQEELNEIIDYYEHLSRAI
- a CDS encoding saccharopine dehydrogenase family protein: MGYVYAVLGGGRQGTAAAYDMAKFGDADAVLIADISWENAVKSCDRVNALLNKKIAQPFKLDVTDRNSLLNFLNEVDSFLSAVPYWYNLKITEAAIEAKANMCDLGGNTDLVKEQLKLDEKAREAGIAVIPDCGQVPGMGTSLAVYAMSLLDKPEEVYMWDGGIPQNPIPPFNYILTFNIAGLTNEYYGTAKFLKDYKVVEVPTFREEDYELVSFPEPIGELEAFVTSGGTSTAPWTFEGKIKTFINKTLRHKGHFTQWKTLMDFGFLEEEPIEIRGVRISPREVLHALAEPKLKAGEKDKDIVIVRVKVLGEKDGKKAEALVEVIDYYDEETGFTAMSRTTGWDGSIVAIMNAKGITKRGVNPVEIGVPADVFVEELKKRGINVTEKVSCLT
- the megL gene encoding methionine gamma-lyase — encoded protein: MKFNTKAIHAGQKHDPFTGAHVTPIYQTSTFVFENVDQGARRFAGEEHGYIYTRLGNPTVTELEEKMAALENGEAAIATASGMAAISTVLFTLLKQGDHIIANDTLYGCTHSFLSHVLPKYGIEVTFADLSELSNLERAIKHNTKVVYIETPANPTLKLVDLGGAAKIAHNVGAKVVVDNTFMTPYLQRPIEHGVDVVIHSATKYIGGNGDVIAGIIVGPKELIAEIKVPYLKDIGGIISPFDAWLLLRGIKTLGLRMDRHCRNAQIVAEFLEGHPIIDKVYYPGLFSHPQHELAKKQMDGFGGMISFELKGGIEAGKLLMNNVKLIALAVSLGCVDSLIQHPASMTHSPVPREERLRAGITDGLVRLSVGLEDVEDIITDLEQALEKVKNELM
- a CDS encoding sigma 54-interacting transcriptional regulator: MNESICFLVKTRDRVGMALDILKILFKYNINLKSMEVGPGYACIKIENLKGFSFDFLKNELMKEKDVMEVERIKMMPQEKKEKEIKAVLDATVEGIIAIDKNGIITALNPAAEKILKIKGQDAIGKPVAEILAPDIPMLNTLKTGVSYDNVEIVLNSESVKSHYITSGRPILDQEGNPVGVVASLQDIESVMELVYSFTQPAMTTFDDILGESEKIKKIKEIAKIAAKGNSTVLICGESGTGKELFARSIHMASPRRNKPFVAVNCAAIPDTLLESELFGYDEGAFTGAKKGGKQGLFKYADKGTLFLDEIGELSTHLQVKLLRVLQEGKIRLVGGNEEIPVDVRIISATNRDLEKLMKEGKFREDLYYRLNVIPIFIPPLRERKEDIPVLARHLVKKLSQKAGKKFLDITPEAIKKLMKYDWPGNVRELSNVIERAINLCEEEFIREEHLILKEDEFSETAVGRMKNAQKSCRGLKEVVEEAEKQAIMDALVKSKSIREAARLLGVSHATIINKMKIYKIGKKDSQ
- a CDS encoding kinase, whose product is MTREPGYLPLRNAGPSEGREGMGKDAVPLPKAGVINFLKGDKMTISFFYPGSAGEILQGKVQGRDVLVSFPVNLYTRVEIFEGRFSGSEVEEYAKSFMFFKNILKRWGVDGGNLCFKINSKIPKGKGFASSTADLCALYHCLVRYFRRKFDIMELVEEALRIEPTDSIVFNRATLFDYKNGKYYKILGDYIKFFIYVFEGQEEVDTIKFNLSVKEPLAEVDDLVPVLVRGIEDKDIRKISFVSTESIKRNQRRLYYPVLQEVESMMKKTGGLGIIGGHSGNFLGIIYDKKLDLDIKIEGFKNYWVNTLSRIY